Within Sander vitreus isolate 19-12246 chromosome 23, sanVit1, whole genome shotgun sequence, the genomic segment CCCACTTTATTCCATCTCATTTGTCTTTATCAATCCTGGGTTCATCCTGCTTTGTATCTCCATGTTCCTCCCCcaatcttttctctctcttaatatctctgtctctcccagTATGTCCTGTTTGACAGTGAGAATAGAAACACTGCAGTTGCTCACAGCAGTGCTGCTATTTCATCCTGCAGAAGTGATGTGTAAGCATGTGTGACGGCGCAGCAGGAGCTGTCTAGGTACTGCAGTGCTACCTTGTGTTTTGTTCACAGACGGCTctagtgtgtcagtgtgtgtcagcgtgcgaacacacacacacacacacacacacacacacacacacacacacacagacatacatacacacacgcatacacacacacacacacacacacacacacacacacacacagtacatgcctgtgtgtctctgcaggtgCACGCTCTCGTGGATGTGCACGCACTCCGAATGACTATTTGCAGTGCTTTGCTGAGTCATTCACATCCTGAATTATTTATATACACAGGGAGGATTCCAGCTAGCTCTGCATTCTGTTTCTGGTGTGGAAAATCATGCAGAGTCATCAGTctggttttttgtttttaaaatacacAATGAGAGAAgatcatgttaaacaaaatacttatgatgttaaaaaaaagaaacagtaaTTCTGTTTTTGACAgcctctttctttttgtctcttaCTCAGCCCTCACCAGTTTATGTCCTGTCCATCGACTTCTTCTTTGTGTCCCTGTGCCCATCCGCCTAACTCACGTGGCTGCAACAAGTCGGTTTGTTGACCGCCATGGCTTCCGCTGCTTTACTGCTGCTggccctctcctcctcagtctcccTCACAGGTAAGAGGAAGAGTGGTGCCTGAAAATATACCATTTACCCTCTTAAATTAAGTCAAGTGTAAATCCTGCACGCCATTAGCTGACATGACCATGTTTCTGCTTTGCAGTGGCGGTCCTATTTGGCGAGCCTAGAATTTTTGGAGGTGAGTTTTTCGGAATTGTTGTCCAAAAGAGTCGGGACAAAAAAAGGGCATGCTGCACATCCATCACAATGTTTCATGAGTGATTTTAAATCAGTACGTCAGCTAATTGTTATGTAAAATGTGTCAGATGATGCCACTGGATATGGCCCCATCTTTGAGGAGGAGCCTGTGGATGTGGTGTACACTGAAGACTCCCCCGATGGGAGAATCTCCATGAACTGCAGGGCACGAGCGAACCCACCTGCCTCATACAGGTGACACACACTTAAGAAGATTTTCATACAGTAGTTACAATTTTAAGTTCTGTCATGGGTCAATATCTTTTTTGGgaattttcggcctttattttgataggacagctcaagacatgaaagggaagagagaggggaaatgacatgcagcaaagggccgcaggtcggagtcaaacctgcggctgctgcatcgaggagtgaacctctatatatgggcgcccgctctaccaactgagcttaTCCGGGTGCCCATGGGTCGAAATCTTATATAGAATTGTTTTGTATTACTGCTAGGTGGCGCCGTGATAACTGGGAAATCAAGCTGATGGAGCAGCCAGACGAACACTACAGCCTCGTGGGGGGGAACCTGGTTATCACTAACCCCAGACAGAAGAAACACGCTGGGACGTACGTCTGCGTTGCCAGGAATATCTATGGCACCGTCATCAGCAAGGAGGCCAGGGTCAAGTTTGGATGTGAGCATGTGAAGCCTGCTGGCGCAGCAgggcagtagtagtagtagtagtagtttttcATATATTTCCTTGATGTCACAGAAGAAACATGGATGCCACAACTTCCCTTCTTGCTTAAAGCTTGTCTTGCGGTTTTGAGGTTTTTTGGCATTTACAATTCCTGTTTATCCTTTTTTATGTTCCCCTCATCTGCGTATCGTGTAGTTATGGAGGAGTTTCCCCAGGAGGAAAGAGACCCAGTGTATGTCAAAGAAGGACAGGGGGCTGTTCTGCTGTGTGCCCCTCCAAAAGCCTGGCCACGTACGTACAGGTCTTTATGTCTCCATTAGTAAAGCCATTGTTGTTAAGATAACGATAACAACTTGTCCctcttgtcttttccttttcagAGGAGGTGACCTACCGCTGGATCTTCAATGAGTTCCCGGTTTTCCTGCACACAGACCGTCGACGGTTTGTCTCGCAGAAGACGGGGAACCTGTACATCTCCAAAGTGGAAGCTCAGGATGCAGGAAACTACTCCTGTTTTGTTTCCAGCCCCGTCACCGGGAAGAGCGTCTTCTCCAAGTTCATTCCCCTCATCCCCTTACCCCCTGACGATGGTTAGCAGATACtagctgtgaaaaaaaaaacatatacctcttctaaacatttattgaaatttgtattttctgtaattCTATTTAGGAACAAaacaattacagaaaaaaatctcGTCATGTTTCTGATCTGTGGCATTGAACATTTaggatttacattttttttgccttAGGTGAGGAGAGAAAATACCCAGCAGACATCAGGGTGAAGTTTCCAGATACTACTGCCATGCTGGCCTCTAATATTACAATGGAGTGTTTTGCTCTGGGAAAgtacgttttcatttttgtgttcGCCCCATGTTCTGAATTAATGAAGGATAAGTTCTTATGAGATAGATGCTTTCACATAGGCACTGGTTTAGTATCTCTGTCTTTTCAGCCCCATCCCTCATATTGTTTGGAGGAAGGTGGACCACACAGACCTCCCACCAAACCATGAGATCAGTGAATCAGGAGCTGTGCTTCATCTGTACAATGTACAGTACGAAGATGTGGGAGGATATGAGTGTGAAGCCATCAACACTAAAGGAAAGGATTGGCACAAGGCCTGGCTGTACGTGGAGTGTAAGTGATTTCATTGGAGAGTGTCCTTTAACCAATGTTAGAATGTAGAGTGCACTCTAgcatgtatgtgagtgtgtatatacagtatatatatatatatatatatatatagagagagagagagagagagagagagagagagtgctctTAGTATAAAGATTATTTCTTATAGTTCCgccagtgttttttgttttttttatgagacaACACAAAAGTAGGTATTTTGGATATCAATAATGCAACACATGGCTGACTGTTGTGCATACATTTGAATATTGGGTCGCATATAATTATATTTATGcctttatgttttgtttgttcagcTGCTCCAGAGTGGGCGGAAACCATCAACAACACTCAGATCGACATCGGATCAGAGCACACCATGCGCTGTGTGGCATCGGGGAAGCCCTTCCCTTTCATCCGCTGGTACAAAGATGGATATATGGTAAGTCATTTTGTCATCTGCCTTTGAACAAATTGGGGGGAAAAACTTAGCTTTTGggtcatgtgtgtgtttttccagtATGGGAAAGGGGAGTTGAAGTTTTCCAGTCTCACTTTTGATGACTCAGGAAtgtaccagtgtatcgctgagAACTACTGGGGCATCAAATACGCCAACGCTGAGCTGCGAGTCATCTGTGAGTCGTCTCAAAAAACAGTGCTCACGCTGACTTATTGAATATTAATTCATTCTTGCTAGAAGATGTATTCTCACTTTATATTCTCCGCTCAGCCTGTGCTCCTACATTCGAGTTCAACCCTGTAAGGAAGCAGCTTCTTGGAGCAAAAGACGGCCGCGTGGTGATCGAGTGTAAACCCCGAGCTGCTCCTAGGCCGCGGTACACCTGGAAAAAGGGGAAAGAGCTCCTCTTCAACAATTCCCGGTCAGTCAACATTACCATTAAACAGTGTACTAGAAGGCCGTACCATTCAGTATGCATCACCCATCCActgtcaagcagcttagcttaAATAACTGTATttgtggctgggttagctcagttggtagaaagggcgcacatatgtagaggtttactcctcgacgcagcggccatgGGTTTgtctctgacctgcggccctttgctgcatgtcattccccctctctctcccatttaatgtcttcatctgtcctatgaaaataaaggcctaaaaatgctcAAAAGTATAAATAACTGTACTCATTTTTAGCATTTCCATCATGTTTGATGGGAGTCTGGAGATCCTCAACGCCACCACCAATGATGAGGGCGTGTACACCTGCTTTGCTGAGAATGACAAAGGAAAGGCCAACAGCTCTGGCTATCTCACCATCACAGGTCCGTGAAaatttgcatatttgtgtgtacatattcaaatacagaaaaacatttacagttttcttgtttctctttttccctAGAGGCTACCAGCATCACAGAACCACCCGAAGACACTGAGGTAAAGGTTGGGGATGAGGTGATTCTTAGGTGTGCCGCGTCATACGACCCTATGCTGGACATCACATTCATCTGGTCCATAGACTTCAGGGTCATCGACTTTGACTCTGAGTGGCAACACTACGAACGCGATATGGTAGGGTGATGGTTCATTCTAGCCTCATTGGATTGTCAGCTAATGACAGATATACAGCTCTGCCACTCACTCCCTTCCTCTGTAATCTTCCTGTTGTTCAGAGTGAAGATGGCAGTGGTGACCTGAGAATAAAGAATGTCCAGATTTGGCACGAAGGTCGCTATCACTGCACGGCTCAGACAGTGGTGGACAGCGATACTGCATACGCTGACCTCAAGATTGTAGGTCAGTCCCAGCATGCTATGCCTCAAATGATTATAGAAGCTTATTTTTAATTACATCTTAGTTGTTTGTTTGATATGCTGAGCAAGTGTACAATAGAAGAATAAGCTGAGCAGTAGGTCTGCCCCCTCTTAGTCGATTAGTCAACTAATCGGTCGTTTTGGTCTTATTCGAATAAGATGTCTTTAGTCGATTAGtaattttttatgctttttccaTCCTTAATGAATTATTTCTGAGAAACGTAtaagcacatctctggtaaacaaaagattaaaagtctttgtggagaaactcagttttacagaaaatcaactaatcgattagtcgacaaAATCAAATAagtgttagtcgactaagatATCTTTAGTTGAGGACAGCCCTACTGATCAGACCATCACATTATGAAATGTATTTCCATGTGCCTTTCCTCCCTGATCCAGGTGTTCCTGGGCCTCCCGGTGTTATCCGGGTGGAGGAGATCGGGGACACGTGGGTGAAGCTGTTGTGGACTAAAGGAGCCGAGCACAACAGCCCCATTCTCTCCTACACCATTCAAACCAGACACTTCTGGGCCCTGAATGAAGATGACTGGAAGGATGCCAGCACCAGTGAGTACTGCTCACTGCTAGCTAGGGGGCAACTCACTCTGAATCCAGCATTCTGACCTTTTCTGATCTGATTGCTTCAACCTGCAAGTGAAATCTACTTGCACCGAAACAAGAGTGAATGAAACACAATTCTTATGCACAATTTAATTTGACTTGCTTTTTATTTCTCCTTCAGGTCCAACCTTTCTTGACGGCAATGCGGAGAGGGCAGAAGTGACAGACCTGTACGCCTGGATGGAATATCAGTTCAGGATCATCGCCACCAATGAGTATGGCTCTGGAGAGGCCAGCATCCCCTCCCTCAAGATAAAAACCTGGGATGCTTGTAAGGAAAGAATACTAATATCTGACATATATTTCAGTCAGGACAGGTCAGGAGAGGGGTTCAAAAACGACAACCTTAATAACCTTTTTTCTTCTCAGCTCCAGTTATTTCTCCCACTGATGTGGCGGGATATGGAGGTAGAAATGGAGAGATCGTCATCACATGGAATGTTAGTAACCCCTAATGTAATTTTATCGTGTACCAAAAATACTTGCAAACATTCCTATGTTACCAAAATCTAagagatgtttattttttttttactttaccacTCCTGACCCCTTAGCCCGTGCAGCCGTGGTATTTCTACGGAAAAAAGTTTGGCTACATTGTGGCATTTAAGCCTCACGATGCTTACGACTGGTGGTACGAGACCATTTCGGACCCCGAAACGAGGCGTTACGTTCACAGGGACTCCTACTTCATTCCCACTGATGAAGATTTCCAGGTCAGAGAGTTTCAGGTGAAGATCAAATCGTTTAATGTCAAAGGAGACGGACCATACAGCCTCACCAAGGTCATCTACTACCCAAGAGATGGTgaggattctttttttgtttggttttagtTTGGGGATCTTAAATCTCCTAGGTCAAATAAAGGGTGTGACACtgaacttaaagctatagtgtgcaactattttatattaatgtatgTCCGTTATATTCAAgctattgccaaatgagttgatataaagataattaagccTATCTGCtcaacaaaactctctctgtagttctcagtatggctatgtttaggaAACAGTCTGATGACGTTCGCGTGCAGaagctcaagtgaagataattacctcttctaaagagtccatcatgttttttcaaacctccgtgtcctccttggctactagcaactgtgtggaggagaggtggaggtggtgcgcgatcactgACGGCTTGTGTCACGTGGatgcaacagtgttgttgtcattacttagaattccacATGGGGCAGACAAAAactgcgcactatagctttaaagttcAGTTGACcaactttttttcttattctcaTCCATTTGTCTGACTGCTCCAGTACCTGTGGAGTCTCCGACAGACGTCTATGCCAGACCGGTGTCCTCCACTGAAGCTCTGGTCTGGTGGTTGCCTGTGGTCGACACTGGTACAGGCCTGCAGCAGTACATTGAGGGATACCAGGTACAGAGCTTTTACAGTACAAGTTCCATACTGAAGATTTCTGTCTCAAAAACTTAACTTAAAGTGTACACATACTATAATAGAATATAAACTGATCACGTTGCTGTTTACGGACAACCaatgacttaaagtgctcatattatgctcattttcaggttacatattgtatttagaggttagcctatatcagaataggtttacaatACATGGtttaaaaacaccatatttttgttgtactacacattgctgcagctcctctttttaccctgtgtgttgagctctctgttttagctacagagtgaggcatcccACTTCTGTTAAatttttgttgggagtcgcacatgcgcagtacctatgT encodes:
- the cntn1b gene encoding contactin 1b; its protein translation is MASAALLLLALSSSVSLTVAVLFGEPRIFGDDATGYGPIFEEEPVDVVYTEDSPDGRISMNCRARANPPASYRWRRDNWEIKLMEQPDEHYSLVGGNLVITNPRQKKHAGTYVCVARNIYGTVISKEARVKFGFMEEFPQEERDPVYVKEGQGAVLLCAPPKAWPQEVTYRWIFNEFPVFLHTDRRRFVSQKTGNLYISKVEAQDAGNYSCFVSSPVTGKSVFSKFIPLIPLPPDDGEERKYPADIRVKFPDTTAMLASNITMECFALGNPIPHIVWRKVDHTDLPPNHEISESGAVLHLYNVQYEDVGGYECEAINTKGKDWHKAWLYVESAPEWAETINNTQIDIGSEHTMRCVASGKPFPFIRWYKDGYMYGKGELKFSSLTFDDSGMYQCIAENYWGIKYANAELRVISCAPTFEFNPVRKQLLGAKDGRVVIECKPRAAPRPRYTWKKGKELLFNNSRISIMFDGSLEILNATTNDEGVYTCFAENDKGKANSSGYLTITEATSITEPPEDTEVKVGDEVILRCAASYDPMLDITFIWSIDFRVIDFDSEWQHYERDMSEDGSGDLRIKNVQIWHEGRYHCTAQTVVDSDTAYADLKIVGVPGPPGVIRVEEIGDTWVKLLWTKGAEHNSPILSYTIQTRHFWALNEDDWKDASTSPTFLDGNAERAEVTDLYAWMEYQFRIIATNEYGSGEASIPSLKIKTWDASPVISPTDVAGYGGRNGEIVITWNPVQPWYFYGKKFGYIVAFKPHDAYDWWYETISDPETRRYVHRDSYFIPTDEDFQVREFQVKIKSFNVKGDGPYSLTKVIYYPRDVPVESPTDVYARPVSSTEALVWWLPVVDTGTGLQQYIEGYQVKYWRKYDDPEPGANRIFVSATVNQTRLENMLPDSHYLIEVRAFNGAGLGPPGEHCEMFTKRPPPPEPPRMWRYVTWTGQWLYVWWDHIQYDWFGNISFPLYYKVMFRKTGYYYGKVYVTGWHFMDFPMPQFGDYELMVRGRYEGGDGPIRKISIKGKASMITPTLSLASLMLLALCIVGLEM